One Comamonas endophytica DNA window includes the following coding sequences:
- the pabB gene encoding aminodeoxychorismate synthase component I, whose protein sequence is MDTCIDFTLPQGASGARLRQRFGAARAVWAAHAPGEVRAVLDAAEDAARAGAWCVGFVRYEAAAAFEPALATHAADGPLAWFAVYDEALPWEEGSTGDAAHVAWRSSLQREDFNQAMARIHEAIADGVFYQVNYTAPLHGELLQGSAEALFAALLRAQPGGYAACIDTGDEQILSVSPELFFDWDGRRILARPMKGTAPRGATPEEDEALAERLRSAPKERAENVMVVDLLRNDLSRIAEPFSVQVPRLFHTQALPSVWQMTSDVQARTRPGTRLADVFAALFPCGSVTGAPKVAAMRMIQALEPHPRGVYCGALGVLRPAGVGRMHATFNVPIRTLALRGTQAVCGIGSGITSGADAEGEWREWQHKRAFVERASQPFELLETLALEDGAWRHLPEHLQRLQDAARHFSYPWSAQVGQCLDELAAAHPAGLWRVRLQLDAQGRARAEAFACAPTLEPVRLQLAAAALEDRWTQGEFVRYKTSRRAHYEAFAPQDPAVFDTVLFNARGEITEGTRGNVAALLDGRWITPPPACGLLPGVGRAIALREGRVREGMLRLEDLPRVQAWAFVNSLRGWLAAELELPR, encoded by the coding sequence ATGGATACCTGCATTGATTTCACGCTGCCCCAGGGCGCGTCCGGGGCGCGCCTGCGCCAGCGTTTTGGCGCCGCGCGCGCGGTATGGGCGGCCCATGCGCCGGGCGAGGTGCGCGCCGTGCTCGACGCGGCCGAGGACGCGGCGCGCGCCGGCGCCTGGTGCGTGGGCTTCGTGCGCTACGAAGCCGCGGCAGCCTTCGAGCCGGCGCTGGCAACCCATGCCGCGGACGGCCCGCTGGCCTGGTTCGCGGTCTATGACGAGGCCTTGCCCTGGGAGGAAGGCAGCACTGGCGATGCCGCGCATGTGGCCTGGCGCAGCAGCCTGCAAAGGGAGGATTTCAACCAGGCCATGGCGCGGATCCACGAAGCCATTGCCGACGGCGTGTTCTACCAGGTCAACTACACTGCGCCGCTGCATGGCGAGCTGCTGCAGGGCAGTGCCGAAGCGCTGTTCGCGGCGCTGCTGCGCGCGCAGCCCGGCGGCTATGCGGCTTGCATCGACACGGGCGACGAGCAGATCCTGTCGGTCTCGCCGGAGCTGTTCTTCGACTGGGACGGCCGGCGCATCCTGGCGCGGCCGATGAAGGGCACGGCGCCGCGCGGCGCGACGCCCGAGGAGGACGAGGCGCTGGCCGAGCGGCTGCGCAGCGCGCCCAAGGAGCGCGCCGAGAACGTCATGGTGGTGGACCTGCTGCGCAACGACCTGTCGCGCATTGCCGAACCCTTCAGCGTGCAGGTGCCGCGGCTGTTCCATACCCAGGCGCTGCCCAGCGTCTGGCAGATGACCTCGGACGTTCAGGCCCGGACCCGGCCGGGCACGCGCCTGGCGGATGTGTTTGCCGCGCTGTTTCCCTGCGGGTCGGTCACGGGCGCGCCCAAGGTCGCCGCCATGCGCATGATCCAGGCGCTCGAGCCGCACCCGCGCGGCGTCTACTGCGGCGCGCTGGGCGTGCTGCGCCCGGCGGGCGTTGGCCGCATGCATGCCACCTTCAACGTGCCGATCCGCACGCTGGCGCTGCGCGGCACGCAGGCGGTCTGCGGCATCGGCAGCGGCATCACCTCGGGCGCCGACGCCGAGGGCGAGTGGCGTGAATGGCAGCACAAGCGCGCGTTTGTCGAACGCGCCAGCCAGCCCTTCGAACTGCTGGAGACGCTGGCGCTGGAGGACGGCGCCTGGCGCCATCTGCCCGAACATCTGCAGCGGCTGCAGGATGCGGCGCGGCATTTCTCCTATCCCTGGTCGGCGCAGGTGGGGCAATGCCTGGACGAGCTGGCGGCGGCGCATCCCGCGGGCCTGTGGCGCGTGCGGCTGCAGCTCGATGCGCAGGGCCGGGCGCGCGCCGAGGCCTTTGCCTGCGCGCCTACGCTGGAACCCGTGCGCCTGCAGCTGGCTGCGGCGGCGCTCGAGGACCGTTGGACCCAGGGCGAGTTCGTGCGCTACAAGACCTCGCGCCGCGCGCATTACGAGGCCTTTGCGCCGCAAGACCCGGCGGTGTTCGACACGGTGCTGTTCAATGCGCGCGGCGAGATCACCGAAGGCACGCGCGGCAACGTGGCGGCGCTGCTCGACGGCCGGTGGATCACGCCGCCGCCGGCCTGCGGCCTGCTGCCCGGCGTGGGGCGCGCCATCGCCCTGCGCGAGGGGCGCGTGCGCGAAGGCATGCTGCGCCTCGAGGACCTGCCGCGCGTGCAGGCCTGGGCCTTTGTCAACAGCCTGCGCGGCTGGCTTGCGGCGGAGTTGGAACTTCCGCGCTAG
- a CDS encoding tRNA-uridine aminocarboxypropyltransferase, with amino-acid sequence MSTRALCLRCARPERNCICALAQRVDCAAEVLILQHPLEVHEAKGTARLLHLSLPRSRLEIGEQFDAQLLQAWLEQDWNGSASSPAPRSVLLYPESTHDPALPLVPAPPLPADWLAEPARLRLVVIDGTWRKSRKMLYLNPLLQQLPRLALQELPASRYAIRRAHRPGQLSTLEAACCALAQLEPANPELGRLLQAMDALVLREQQWRSPV; translated from the coding sequence ATGAGCACCCGCGCGCTGTGCCTGCGCTGCGCGCGCCCCGAGCGCAACTGCATCTGCGCGCTGGCGCAGCGCGTGGACTGCGCCGCTGAAGTGTTGATACTCCAGCATCCGCTGGAAGTGCATGAAGCCAAGGGCACGGCGCGGCTGCTGCATCTGAGCCTGCCGCGCAGCCGGCTTGAAATCGGCGAGCAATTCGATGCACAGCTGCTGCAGGCCTGGCTGGAGCAGGACTGGAACGGCAGCGCCTCGTCACCCGCGCCGCGCAGCGTGCTGCTCTATCCTGAATCGACGCATGACCCGGCGCTGCCATTGGTACCCGCGCCGCCGCTGCCCGCCGACTGGCTGGCCGAGCCGGCGCGACTGCGCCTGGTGGTCATCGACGGAACCTGGCGCAAGAGCCGCAAGATGCTGTATCTGAATCCGCTGCTGCAGCAGTTGCCGCGCCTGGCGTTGCAGGAGCTGCCCGCCTCGCGCTATGCGATCCGGCGCGCGCACCGCCCCGGGCAGCTGTCGACGCTGGAAGCCGCCTGCTGCGCGCTGGCGCAGCTCGAGCCGGCGAATCCGGAGCTCGGCCGGCTGCTGCAGGCCATGGATGCACTGGTGCTGCGCGAGCAGCAGTGGCGCAGCCCGGTCTAG
- a CDS encoding CynX/NimT family MFS transporter codes for MPTPDSSPSLPRQRHWLLALSLLLIACNLRPVFGSLSVVLPEIMRDTGLSAAGASLLTTLPIVCLGLFSAPTPWLSRRFGAERVLLLALLLIAAGTLMRATGGLAWLFASSVLAGAGIAMGNVLLPSLVKRHFAQQAALMTGMYIFAICIGATTAMAATVPLSVNWFDGSWAHALAFWAAPALLVLMLWAPQALRMHSERIDPAARAGSLWRDALAWQVTAFMGLQSSLAYIVIGWLAPILRERGLDSAMAGYVVAISTLAQLVCSLIVPSIAARCRDQRALAVGQTALGLVALLGLILLPLSTVWIWAVLLGCAQGGLFALALSLIAMRSGNAQVTAQLSAMAQGWGYILAACGPLLTGLLHQWTGSFTSSIWLVLLLSAALAWSGWGAGRNLLVQPAVRPA; via the coding sequence ATGCCGACCCCTGATTCCTCCCCTTCCCTGCCGCGCCAGCGCCATTGGCTGCTGGCGCTGAGCCTGCTGCTCATTGCCTGCAACCTGCGCCCGGTATTCGGCAGCCTCTCGGTCGTGCTGCCCGAAATCATGCGCGACACCGGCCTGAGCGCCGCCGGCGCGAGCCTGCTGACCACGCTGCCCATCGTCTGCCTCGGCCTGTTCTCCGCCCCTACCCCCTGGCTGTCGCGGCGCTTCGGCGCCGAGCGCGTATTGCTGCTGGCACTGCTGCTGATCGCCGCCGGCACCCTGATGCGTGCCACCGGCGGCCTGGCGTGGCTGTTCGCCTCCTCGGTGCTGGCCGGCGCCGGCATCGCCATGGGCAACGTGCTGCTGCCCAGCCTGGTCAAACGCCACTTCGCGCAGCAGGCGGCGCTGATGACCGGCATGTACATCTTCGCGATCTGCATTGGCGCGACGACCGCCATGGCAGCGACCGTTCCGCTGTCAGTGAACTGGTTCGACGGCTCGTGGGCCCATGCCCTGGCCTTCTGGGCCGCGCCGGCGCTGCTGGTGCTGATGCTGTGGGCGCCCCAGGCCCTGCGCATGCACAGCGAGCGCATCGATCCCGCCGCCAGGGCCGGCAGCCTGTGGCGCGATGCGCTGGCCTGGCAGGTCACGGCCTTCATGGGCCTGCAGTCCTCGCTGGCCTATATCGTCATCGGCTGGCTCGCGCCCATCCTGCGCGAGCGCGGCCTCGACAGCGCCATGGCCGGCTATGTGGTGGCGATCTCCACGCTGGCGCAGCTCGTGTGCTCGCTGATCGTGCCCTCCATTGCCGCGCGCTGCCGCGACCAGCGCGCGCTGGCCGTGGGCCAGACGGCGCTGGGCCTGGTGGCGTTGCTGGGCTTGATCCTGCTGCCGCTGTCCACCGTGTGGATCTGGGCGGTGCTGCTGGGCTGCGCCCAGGGTGGGCTGTTTGCCCTGGCGCTGAGCCTGATCGCCATGCGCAGCGGCAATGCCCAGGTCACCGCCCAGCTGTCGGCCATGGCCCAGGGCTGGGGTTATATCCTGGCCGCCTGCGGGCCGCTGCTCACCGGACTGCTGCATCAGTGGACAGGCAGCTTCACTTCCAGCATCTGGCTGGTGCTGCTCTTGTCGGCCGCGCTGGCCTGGAGCGGCTGGGGCGCGGGCCGCAACCTGCTGGTGCAGCCGGCCGTGCGCCCCGCATGA
- a CDS encoding 5-carboxymethyl-2-hydroxymuconate Delta-isomerase — MPHLFIDYSDNLAGLPEQQMLTELVATVCEHPSILDELDVKARIAPAKQYVIGTGSGLRGFIHADLRLMAGRTPEVKKELSDRVAEVLRRFTPHPEGMLVQVSVEITDMDRPSYHKGRL, encoded by the coding sequence ATGCCCCATCTTTTCATCGACTACAGCGACAACCTTGCCGGCCTGCCCGAGCAGCAGATGCTCACCGAGCTGGTGGCGACGGTCTGCGAGCATCCATCCATCCTTGACGAGCTCGACGTCAAGGCGCGGATTGCGCCCGCAAAGCAATATGTGATCGGCACGGGGTCCGGCCTGCGCGGCTTCATCCATGCCGACCTGCGCCTGATGGCTGGCCGCACGCCCGAGGTCAAAAAGGAGCTGTCGGACCGCGTGGCCGAGGTGCTGCGCCGCTTCACGCCCCACCCCGAGGGCATGCTGGTGCAGGTGAGCGTGGAGATCACCGACATGGACCGCCCCAGCTACCACAAGGGCCGCCTGTAA
- a CDS encoding segregation and condensation protein A — MSAVSEGALALAPGEPPALAPAPVELPDAVDRVALARLYGEPLFALPNDLYIPPDALEVFLEAFEGPLDLLLYLIRKQNFNILDIPMLSVTRQYLRYVDEIRSRNLELAAEYLLMAAMLIEIKSRMLLPPKKSADAQEAEDPRAELVRRLLEYEQIKLSAAHLGQLPQHGRDFLRAQVHIEQSLQPRFPDLHPGELQQAWQDLLKRATLVQHHRITREELSVREYMSQILRTLQGRRFVPFEDLFQPERGSTVLVVTFIALLELGKETLIEITQAEAFAPIYVRLAYTPL; from the coding sequence ATGAGCGCCGTGTCCGAGGGCGCGCTGGCGCTCGCCCCGGGCGAGCCGCCCGCGCTGGCGCCTGCGCCGGTCGAGCTGCCGGACGCCGTGGACCGCGTGGCGCTGGCGCGCCTGTATGGCGAGCCGCTGTTCGCGCTGCCCAACGATCTCTATATCCCGCCTGATGCGCTCGAGGTCTTCCTGGAGGCCTTCGAGGGCCCGCTGGACCTGTTGCTGTATCTGATCCGCAAGCAGAACTTCAACATCCTCGACATCCCGATGCTGAGCGTCACGCGCCAGTACCTGCGCTATGTCGACGAGATCCGCAGCCGCAACCTGGAGCTGGCGGCCGAGTACCTGCTGATGGCGGCCATGCTGATCGAGATCAAGTCGCGCATGCTGCTGCCGCCCAAGAAGTCGGCCGATGCCCAGGAAGCCGAGGACCCGCGCGCCGAGCTCGTGCGCCGGCTGCTGGAATACGAGCAGATCAAGCTGTCGGCGGCCCATCTGGGCCAGTTGCCGCAGCATGGCCGCGACTTCCTCAGGGCCCAGGTGCACATAGAGCAGAGCCTGCAGCCGCGCTTTCCCGATCTGCACCCCGGCGAACTGCAGCAGGCCTGGCAGGACCTGCTCAAGCGCGCGACCCTGGTGCAGCACCACCGCATCACGCGCGAGGAGCTCAGCGTGCGCGAATACATGAGCCAGATCCTGCGCACGCTGCAGGGCCGGCGCTTCGTGCCCTTCGAGGACCTGTTCCAGCCCGAGCGCGGCTCCACCGTGCTGGTCGTGACCTTCATCGCGCTGCTCGAGCTGGGCAAGGAAACGCTGATCGAGATCACCCAGGCCGAGGCCTTCGCGCCGATCTACGTGAGGCTGGCCTACACCCCTTTATGA
- a CDS encoding DUF3460 family protein, whose product MSFFARPDYKSDATQFLDQLRAQRPEIEAQQREGRALLWDKEVDSEVWQEYRAGRVAQQPYVYQTKA is encoded by the coding sequence ATGTCCTTTTTCGCCCGCCCCGATTACAAGTCCGATGCCACCCAATTTCTCGACCAGCTGCGCGCGCAGCGGCCCGAGATCGAAGCCCAGCAGCGCGAAGGCCGCGCCCTGCTGTGGGACAAGGAGGTGGACAGCGAAGTCTGGCAGGAATACCGCGCCGGCCGCGTGGCACAACAGCCCTACGTCTATCAGACCAAGGCCTGA
- the bamE gene encoding outer membrane protein assembly factor BamE domain-containing protein, whose protein sequence is MQPIHRWGAAIAAVFGLLSLMGCDDQRIRELEEDVSTEVDVRDRFGVPENIWQEADGSRTFEYNRQPAGHQNYMITIGPDGRMRALRQVVAPHVFAQVRPGMTQQEVRRMLGKPAKRTTYDLKRETDWDWRYVEPPTTEMLFTVTFDNDGRVVRTGRSVVQSQG, encoded by the coding sequence ATGCAACCAATCCACCGTTGGGGCGCGGCCATCGCCGCCGTTTTTGGCCTCCTGTCGCTGATGGGCTGCGACGACCAGCGCATCCGCGAGCTGGAGGAGGATGTGTCCACCGAGGTCGACGTGCGCGACCGCTTCGGCGTGCCGGAGAACATCTGGCAGGAGGCGGATGGGTCGCGCACCTTCGAATACAACCGCCAGCCCGCGGGCCACCAGAACTACATGATCACCATCGGCCCGGACGGCCGCATGCGCGCGCTGCGCCAGGTCGTGGCGCCGCATGTGTTCGCGCAGGTGCGCCCCGGCATGACGCAGCAGGAGGTGCGCCGCATGCTGGGCAAGCCGGCCAAGCGCACGACTTACGATCTCAAGCGGGAAACCGACTGGGACTGGCGCTATGTGGAGCCGCCGACCACGGAGATGCTTTTTACGGTGACGTTTGATAACGATGGGCGGGTGGTGCGCACGGGGCGCAGTGTGGTGCAGAGCCAGGGGTAA
- the metG gene encoding methionine--tRNA ligase, with translation MSARKIFATTALPYANGNFHIGHIMEYIQADIWVRFQRMQGHAVNFVGADDAHGAPIMIAAEKAGITPQQFVANIAAGRKQYLDGFHIQFDNWHNTDGEENHVLAKQIYLDLKQAGFIDTKVIEQFFDPEKNMFLPDRFIKGECPKCHAKDQYGDNCEVCGAVYAPTDLIKPYSALSGAQPVLKSSEHFFFRLSDPRCVEFLQEWTQNGKHVQPEVANKVKEWFSVRTNPDGSTSEGLGDWDISRDAPYFGIEIPDAPGKYFYVWLDAPVGYLASLKNLLDRRGEDYEAYMADEQLEQYHFIGKDIVTFHTLFWPAMLKFSGRKTPTQIFVHGFLTVNNGEKMSKSRGTGLDPLKYLSLSMNPEWLRYYLAAKLNGRNEDIDFNPEDFMSRVNSDLIGKFVNIASRAAGFLSKRFEGKLAALGAEGQALLEQLRAQAPAIAEAFDKRDTARAVRETMQLCDRVNAYVDANKPWELAKQEGMDARLQEVCSTCIEAFRLLAVYLKPVLPAVAQQVEAFLNVAPLTFADAQQLLGAGHAIGRYEHLLQRVDVKQLDALFEPPAVPEPAVPEPAVPEPAVPEPEKLVPGGEEIAGTIGIEDFAKVDLRIAKIVNCEAVEGSTKLLRLTLDAGEGRMRNVFSGIASHYQPADLIGKLTVLVANLAPRKMKFGVSEGMVMAASHADEKAHPGIYVLEPVAGATPGMRIH, from the coding sequence ATGTCTGCACGCAAGATCTTCGCCACCACAGCCCTGCCCTATGCCAACGGCAACTTCCATATCGGCCACATCATGGAGTACATCCAGGCCGACATCTGGGTGCGCTTCCAGCGCATGCAGGGCCATGCCGTGAATTTCGTCGGCGCCGACGACGCCCACGGCGCGCCGATCATGATTGCCGCCGAGAAGGCCGGCATCACGCCGCAGCAGTTCGTCGCCAACATCGCGGCCGGGCGCAAGCAGTACCTCGACGGCTTCCACATCCAGTTCGACAACTGGCACAACACCGACGGCGAGGAGAACCACGTCCTTGCCAAGCAGATCTACCTCGATCTCAAACAAGCCGGCTTTATCGACACCAAGGTCATCGAGCAGTTCTTCGACCCCGAGAAGAACATGTTCCTGCCCGACCGCTTCATCAAGGGCGAGTGCCCGAAGTGCCATGCCAAGGACCAGTACGGCGACAACTGCGAGGTCTGCGGCGCGGTCTATGCGCCTACCGACCTGATCAAACCCTATTCCGCGCTCAGCGGCGCCCAACCTGTCCTCAAGAGCTCGGAACATTTCTTCTTCCGCCTGTCGGACCCGCGCTGCGTCGAGTTCCTGCAGGAGTGGACGCAAAACGGCAAGCATGTGCAGCCCGAGGTGGCCAACAAGGTCAAGGAATGGTTCAGCGTGCGCACCAACCCCGACGGCTCGACCAGCGAAGGCCTGGGCGACTGGGACATCTCGCGCGACGCGCCCTATTTCGGCATCGAGATCCCCGACGCGCCGGGCAAGTATTTCTACGTCTGGCTGGACGCGCCCGTGGGCTACCTGGCCTCGCTGAAGAATCTGCTGGACCGCCGCGGCGAGGACTACGAGGCCTACATGGCCGACGAGCAGCTCGAGCAGTACCACTTCATCGGCAAGGACATCGTCACCTTCCACACGCTGTTCTGGCCGGCAATGCTCAAGTTCAGCGGCCGCAAGACGCCGACGCAGATCTTCGTGCACGGCTTCCTCACCGTGAACAATGGCGAGAAGATGAGCAAGAGCCGCGGCACGGGCCTCGATCCGCTCAAGTACCTGAGCCTGTCGATGAACCCCGAATGGCTGCGCTACTACCTCGCCGCCAAGCTCAACGGCCGCAACGAAGACATCGACTTCAACCCCGAAGACTTCATGTCGCGCGTCAACAGCGACCTGATCGGCAAGTTCGTCAATATCGCCTCGCGCGCCGCGGGCTTCCTGTCCAAGCGCTTCGAAGGCAAGCTCGCGGCCCTGGGCGCCGAAGGCCAGGCGCTGCTCGAGCAGCTGCGCGCCCAGGCGCCGGCCATTGCCGAGGCCTTCGACAAGCGCGACACCGCGCGCGCGGTGCGCGAGACCATGCAGCTGTGCGACCGCGTCAACGCGTACGTCGACGCCAACAAGCCCTGGGAGCTGGCCAAGCAAGAGGGCATGGATGCGCGCCTGCAGGAAGTGTGCAGCACCTGCATCGAGGCCTTCCGCCTGCTGGCCGTGTACCTCAAGCCAGTGCTGCCGGCCGTGGCGCAGCAGGTCGAGGCCTTCCTCAATGTCGCGCCCTTGACCTTTGCCGATGCGCAGCAGCTGCTGGGCGCGGGCCATGCGATCGGCAGGTACGAGCACCTGCTGCAGCGCGTGGACGTCAAGCAGCTCGACGCCCTGTTCGAGCCGCCGGCCGTGCCTGAACCGGCCGTGCCTGAACCGGCCGTGCCTGAACCGGCCGTGCCTGAACCCGAGAAGCTGGTGCCCGGCGGCGAGGAGATCGCCGGCACCATCGGCATCGAGGACTTCGCCAAGGTCGATCTGCGCATCGCCAAGATCGTCAACTGCGAGGCCGTCGAAGGCTCGACCAAGCTGCTGCGCCTGACGCTCGACGCGGGCGAAGGCCGCATGCGCAACGTGTTCAGCGGCATTGCCAGCCACTACCAGCCGGCCGACCTGATCGGCAAGCTCACGGTGCTGGTCGCCAACCTCGCGCCGCGCAAGATGAAGTTCGGTGTGTCCGAAGGCATGGTCATGGCCGCGAGCCACGCCGATGAAAAGGCCCACCCCGGCATCTATGTGCTGGAGCCGGTGGCGGGCGCGACGCCCGGCATGCGCATCCACTGA
- a CDS encoding restriction endonuclease: MAPNSLFAILLRSRWWLSFALAAGVTLVCMLALPAHIAPFGALAATPLWVVGCIAAWRQLRAPSPAQVERLLAECASQPWRGFAQQLEAAWRAEGYGVQAVNQGPVDFRLERAGQTTLVSARRWKAAVHGVEPLRELEAARVRASAAKAVYIALQPLGENAAPYARDQQLVVLAGADLAALLAKARP, translated from the coding sequence ATGGCCCCCAATTCCCTGTTTGCAATCCTGCTGCGCTCGCGCTGGTGGCTCAGCTTCGCGCTGGCGGCCGGCGTGACGCTGGTCTGCATGCTGGCCCTGCCCGCCCATATCGCGCCTTTCGGCGCGCTGGCGGCCACGCCGCTGTGGGTGGTGGGCTGCATCGCGGCCTGGCGCCAGCTGCGCGCGCCCAGCCCGGCGCAGGTCGAGCGGCTGCTGGCGGAATGCGCCAGCCAGCCCTGGCGCGGCTTTGCGCAGCAGCTCGAAGCCGCCTGGCGCGCCGAAGGCTACGGCGTGCAGGCGGTGAACCAGGGGCCGGTCGACTTCCGCCTCGAACGCGCGGGCCAGACCACGCTGGTGAGCGCACGGCGCTGGAAGGCCGCGGTGCATGGCGTCGAGCCGCTGCGCGAGCTCGAAGCCGCGCGCGTGCGCGCATCGGCGGCCAAGGCGGTCTATATCGCGCTGCAGCCGCTCGGCGAGAACGCCGCGCCGTATGCACGCGACCAGCAGCTGGTGGTGCTGGCGGGCGCCGACCTGGCGGCGCTGCTGGCGAAAGCCCGGCCCTGA
- the apbC gene encoding iron-sulfur cluster carrier protein ApbC: MAATEQQLLAALGSVLDPHTGKDFVSARAVRNLQINAGDVAFDVEIGYPAKSLVPELRRQFVAAAKSVPGVDNVSVAINTKVVAHSVQRGVELLPQVKNIIAISSGKGGVGKSTTAANLALALAAEGARVGLLDADIYGPSQPMMMGLTGKPESTDGKTMEPLQNHGVQVMSIGFLVNQDEAMIWRGPMATQALEQMLRQTNWKDLDYLLVDMPPGTGDIQLTLAQRVPMTGAIVVTTPQDIALIDARKGIKMFEKVGVPILGLVENMAAHVCTQCGHVEHIFGAEGGRKMAGEYGIDYLGALPLSLQIREQADSGKPTVVADPDSEAAQIYKRVARDMAVKVALKAKDFSAKFPTITVSKNT; the protein is encoded by the coding sequence ATGGCAGCCACAGAACAACAACTTTTGGCCGCGCTCGGCAGCGTGCTGGATCCGCATACCGGCAAGGATTTCGTCAGCGCGCGCGCCGTGCGCAACCTGCAGATCAACGCCGGCGACGTCGCCTTCGACGTGGAGATCGGCTATCCCGCCAAGAGCCTGGTGCCCGAGCTGCGGCGCCAGTTCGTGGCCGCCGCCAAGAGCGTGCCGGGCGTGGACAACGTCTCGGTCGCCATCAACACCAAGGTGGTGGCGCATTCGGTGCAGCGCGGCGTGGAACTGCTGCCCCAGGTCAAGAACATCATTGCCATCTCCTCGGGCAAGGGCGGCGTGGGCAAGAGCACCACCGCCGCGAACCTGGCGCTGGCGCTGGCCGCCGAGGGCGCGCGCGTGGGCCTGCTCGATGCCGACATCTACGGCCCGAGCCAGCCGATGATGATGGGCCTGACGGGCAAGCCCGAGAGCACCGACGGCAAGACCATGGAGCCGCTGCAGAACCACGGCGTGCAGGTCATGTCCATCGGCTTTCTGGTGAACCAGGACGAGGCCATGATCTGGCGCGGCCCGATGGCCACCCAGGCGCTCGAGCAGATGCTGCGCCAGACCAACTGGAAGGACCTCGACTACCTGCTGGTCGACATGCCCCCGGGCACCGGCGACATCCAGCTGACGCTGGCCCAGCGCGTGCCGATGACCGGCGCGATCGTCGTCACGACGCCGCAGGACATCGCGCTGATCGATGCGCGCAAGGGCATCAAGATGTTCGAGAAGGTCGGCGTGCCGATCCTGGGCCTGGTGGAGAACATGGCGGCGCATGTCTGCACCCAGTGCGGCCATGTCGAGCATATCTTCGGCGCCGAGGGCGGCAGGAAGATGGCCGGCGAGTACGGCATCGACTATCTGGGCGCGCTGCCGCTGTCGCTGCAGATCCGCGAGCAGGCCGACAGCGGCAAGCCCACGGTGGTCGCCGACCCTGACAGCGAAGCCGCGCAGATCTACAAGCGCGTGGCGCGCGACATGGCGGTGAAGGTGGCGCTCAAGGCCAAGGATTTCAGCGCGAAGTTCCCCACCATCACGGTCAGCAAGAACACCTGA